A region of Nitrospirota bacterium DNA encodes the following proteins:
- a CDS encoding tRNA-dihydrouridine synthase family protein produces MAGLTHSALRRIMTDFGGVGLLSTEMLSAKRLPTENPRISPYLIRSERENPLSYQLLTADAREISRAIDKLHTCKADAVDLNMGCPSTAVGKFGAGVMLMEQPDDARRITAEARKCTSLPLSAKIRLGSDADSRKLKAFCSMLEGEGIDMLVVHARFRHEPFARNPRWEYIAEIKECITIPVIANGGIFSIEDAEKCLRVSNADGLMLGRGAIIKPWLFAEIARCVYGKDLPVPVVSLPDMYAAFIEALTADYRPMYRLGRLKAFTHYFARNYKFGHSLACKVQTSSSLEEAKERAWTFFETTSIE; encoded by the coding sequence ATGGCAGGCCTTACCCACAGTGCCCTCCGCAGAATAATGACAGACTTTGGCGGGGTCGGTCTGTTGTCGACCGAAATGCTCTCGGCCAAAAGACTGCCGACCGAAAATCCCCGCATCTCTCCCTATCTGATCAGGTCTGAAAGGGAAAATCCTCTTTCGTACCAGCTCCTGACTGCCGATGCCAGGGAGATCAGCCGGGCCATAGATAAACTTCACACATGCAAGGCTGACGCTGTTGATCTGAATATGGGTTGTCCATCGACTGCGGTCGGCAAGTTCGGCGCAGGCGTCATGCTGATGGAACAGCCGGATGACGCTCGACGCATTACGGCCGAGGCAAGAAAGTGCACCTCCCTGCCGTTGAGTGCAAAGATCCGGCTCGGCAGCGACGCAGACAGCCGGAAATTAAAGGCCTTCTGCTCCATGCTCGAAGGCGAGGGCATTGATATGCTTGTTGTGCATGCCCGGTTCAGGCATGAGCCCTTTGCAAGAAATCCGCGCTGGGAATATATAGCCGAAATAAAGGAATGCATTACTATACCGGTCATTGCCAATGGAGGGATCTTCTCGATAGAGGATGCGGAAAAATGTCTGAGAGTATCCAATGCAGATGGCCTGATGCTGGGACGGGGAGCGATCATAAAACCCTGGCTTTTTGCCGAAATTGCACGATGTGTATACGGTAAAGATCTCCCGGTCCCTGTTGTTTCGCTGCCGGATATGTACGCTGCCTTCATCGAGGCATTAACCGCAGATTACCGCCCTATGTATCGTCTCGGCAGGCTGAAGGCATTTACCCACTACTTCGCCCGGAACTATAAATTCGGACACTCGTTGGCCTGCAAGGTCCAGACAAGCAGCAGTCTGGAGGAAGCAAAGGAAAGGGCCTGGACATTCTTTGAGACCACGAGTATTGAATGA
- a CDS encoding DUF72 domain-containing protein, translating to MKIYTGTSGYGYKEWKGLFYPAKIPPKDMLHFYAERLNAVEINNTFYHMPTADVLDSWAEQVPPHFIFAVKAPQVITHFRRLRHVSEEARYLFGTLPVLGSKLGPVFFQFPETFHADRPLLEAFIDLIPNDISAAFEFRHPSWFEDEILDLLRARGCCICTADTDESPADKIISTASWGYLRLRRADYTDANMAAWLGKITAQNWKKAFVFFKHEDEAKGPHSAMHFQELVASGTGGIKG from the coding sequence ATGAAGATCTATACAGGCACAAGCGGTTACGGATATAAGGAATGGAAAGGGCTTTTCTATCCGGCAAAGATCCCGCCCAAGGATATGCTCCACTTCTATGCAGAGCGCCTCAATGCAGTAGAGATCAATAACACCTTTTATCACATGCCGACAGCAGATGTCCTTGATTCCTGGGCAGAGCAGGTCCCTCCCCACTTTATCTTCGCGGTGAAGGCGCCGCAGGTCATAACCCATTTCAGGCGGCTGAGGCATGTGAGTGAAGAGGCCCGGTATCTCTTCGGGACCCTGCCTGTGCTGGGGAGCAAATTGGGGCCTGTCTTTTTCCAGTTCCCTGAGACGTTTCATGCAGACCGGCCTCTGCTCGAAGCCTTTATCGACCTGATACCGAACGATATATCCGCTGCCTTCGAGTTCAGGCATCCGTCATGGTTTGAGGATGAGATCCTGGATCTCCTGCGCGCTCGGGGCTGCTGTATCTGCACTGCGGACACTGATGAAAGTCCGGCAGACAAGATCATCTCCACTGCGTCGTGGGGATATCTGCGCCTGCGCCGCGCCGATTACACGGACGCGAACATGGCAGCCTGGCTCGGCAAGATAACTGCGCAGAACTGGAAGAAGGCCTTTGTCTTTTTCAAACACGAGGATGAGGCCAAGGGGCCGCATAGTGCGATGCACTTTCAGGAACTTGTTGCATCAGGAACGGGAGGCATCAAGGGATGA
- a CDS encoding Ku protein, whose amino-acid sequence MANKAIWKGSINFGDINLPIKLHTAVREERIQFHLLHKRDKVKLHQKMICAYDREPVPAAEQVKGFEVEGGKYIIVDQADLEQADPKSSRLVEVHDFAKTAEIDPLYFEHVYYLEPDAGGKGYRALAEAMERLGVSGICTWVMRKRPYLGALQSRGNVLRLTTLRYADEVIAASSLELKALSLTEKELKIGIELISQLTVPFEPQKFVNEHQKKLQLLIDKKVRGEKITILRPRKLKPTSSDRLLQALEASLKKVA is encoded by the coding sequence ATGGCAAATAAAGCGATCTGGAAGGGCTCCATCAATTTCGGCGATATCAATCTGCCGATAAAGCTTCATACTGCGGTCAGGGAAGAACGCATCCAGTTTCACCTGCTGCATAAGCGTGATAAAGTGAAACTGCACCAGAAGATGATCTGTGCCTATGACAGGGAACCGGTGCCTGCCGCGGAACAGGTTAAGGGGTTTGAGGTGGAGGGCGGGAAATACATCATCGTTGATCAGGCCGACCTCGAACAGGCCGATCCAAAGAGCAGCCGCCTGGTGGAGGTCCATGATTTTGCAAAGACCGCTGAGATCGATCCCCTCTATTTTGAACACGTCTATTATCTCGAACCGGACGCAGGTGGCAAAGGGTACAGAGCCCTTGCCGAGGCCATGGAGAGGCTGGGCGTTTCAGGCATATGCACGTGGGTCATGAGGAAAAGGCCGTATCTGGGCGCCTTACAGTCGAGGGGGAATGTCCTGCGGCTGACGACCCTGAGATATGCAGATGAAGTCATTGCTGCAAGCTCCCTTGAACTGAAGGCGCTTTCCCTAACCGAAAAAGAACTGAAGATCGGCATAGAGCTGATCAGTCAGCTGACCGTACCCTTTGAACCGCAGAAGTTCGTCAACGAACACCAGAAGAAATTACAGCTGCTGATCGACAAAAAAGTCCGCGGCGAGAAGATAACGATCCTGCGGCCGAGAAAACTGAAACCGACGTCTTCGGACAGACTGCTGCAGGCACTTGAGGCGAGCCTGAAGAAGGTGGCATGA
- a CDS encoding Ku protein codes for MKKPEVKRVRTKSSPVRRTALAGQSIWNGTISFSLVAIPVHMVKAVDSGLVSFRMLHKKDFSPLQRRMFCPTEEKIVPPDEIVRGYETGPDRFILITDEELASVSPERSSTIEISEFIDLLEVDPIYFGHPYYLVPAKGGEKAYQLLAEVLRRTDRAGLAKFVMGEREYLVAICSAGGVLSLITLHYSSEILADEATSPKAEAAGSAEKEHAEKTIRKMLSGFDPEKYADRRRKKIMDIINIKMKKRGVVEAPHGEEDVEEGPADLVAALKESMRKVKTAR; via the coding sequence ATGAAGAAGCCGGAAGTAAAACGGGTGCGGACGAAGTCGTCCCCTGTCCGCAGGACAGCGCTGGCCGGTCAGTCCATATGGAACGGGACGATCAGCTTCAGCCTTGTGGCGATCCCGGTGCATATGGTCAAGGCCGTTGACAGCGGCCTTGTCTCGTTCCGTATGCTCCACAAAAAGGATTTTTCCCCGCTGCAGAGACGGATGTTCTGCCCAACAGAAGAAAAAATAGTCCCGCCGGATGAGATCGTCAGAGGCTATGAGACCGGACCCGACCGCTTTATCCTGATCACTGATGAGGAATTGGCGTCGGTCTCGCCGGAACGGAGCAGCACCATCGAGATCAGCGAGTTCATTGACCTGCTGGAAGTGGACCCGATCTATTTCGGCCACCCGTATTATCTCGTGCCTGCGAAAGGCGGCGAAAAGGCGTACCAGCTCCTTGCCGAGGTGCTGCGCAGGACAGACAGGGCAGGGCTCGCAAAATTCGTGATGGGAGAGCGCGAGTACCTGGTTGCGATCTGCAGCGCAGGGGGAGTGCTCTCCCTGATCACGCTCCATTACAGCTCCGAGATATTGGCGGATGAAGCCACGTCCCCAAAAGCGGAAGCAGCCGGGTCTGCAGAAAAAGAGCATGCAGAAAAGACGATCAGAAAGATGCTGTCCGGCTTTGACCCTGAAAAATACGCTGACCGCCGCAGAAAGAAGATCATGGATATCATCAATATAAAGATGAAAAAAAGAGGCGTGGTTGAGGCCCCCCATGGTGAAGAGGATGTCGAAGAGGGGCCTGCTGATCTGGTCGCTGCGCTCAAGGAGAGCATGCGCAAGGTGAAGACCGCAAGGTGA
- a CDS encoding ATP-dependent DNA ligase: MSRKVIGTGGKSLILTNLEKDLYPVYGFTKAQIIDYYRRIAPFILPHMKDRALTLKRYPEGVYKNFFFEKRCPAHRPDWVQTAEVQRDDREEAMTVCLVNDLETLIWSQNLASLELHLPLHRAGFPETPDAIVFDLDPGDPADVMDCARVALIIRDLLSNLGLASFVKTSGRKGLHVYVPLNRKKATYEDTRTFSKAVALILQTNYPDLVTAKMAKNFRKAKVLINWSQNDSSKTMIGVYSLRAGERPLVSLPLAWSELEVSAAIGDPERLKFLPSDAINRTEKEGDLFQEVRTKKQVIPYL, encoded by the coding sequence GTGAGCAGAAAGGTGATCGGAACAGGGGGAAAAAGCCTCATCCTCACGAATCTCGAAAAAGATCTTTATCCCGTATATGGCTTCACCAAGGCGCAGATCATAGATTACTACCGGAGGATCGCACCATTCATTCTGCCGCATATGAAAGACCGCGCCCTGACCCTGAAGAGATATCCCGAGGGGGTATATAAAAACTTTTTTTTCGAAAAACGTTGTCCTGCCCACCGGCCGGACTGGGTACAGACAGCCGAGGTCCAGAGGGATGACAGGGAGGAGGCGATGACGGTATGCCTGGTCAACGATCTGGAGACGCTCATCTGGTCGCAGAACCTGGCATCGCTTGAACTCCATCTGCCCCTGCATAGAGCAGGCTTTCCTGAGACACCCGATGCGATCGTCTTTGATCTGGACCCCGGGGACCCCGCAGATGTCATGGACTGTGCGCGGGTGGCGCTGATCATCCGGGACCTGCTCTCTAATCTGGGGCTGGCAAGCTTCGTGAAGACCTCGGGCAGAAAGGGCCTCCATGTGTACGTCCCCCTGAACCGGAAAAAGGCGACCTATGAAGACACCAGAACGTTTTCAAAGGCTGTTGCGCTGATACTGCAGACCAACTATCCTGACCTTGTGACCGCAAAGATGGCAAAGAATTTCCGGAAGGCAAAGGTCCTTATCAACTGGTCCCAAAACGACTCCTCAAAGACCATGATCGGTGTTTATTCCCTAAGGGCAGGCGAAAGGCCGCTTGTTTCACTTCCTCTTGCATGGTCTGAGCTTGAGGTTTCAGCCGCGATTGGCGATCCTGAAAGATTGAAATTTCTGCCTTCAGATGCCATAAACAGGACCGAAAAAGAGGGTGACCTTTTTCAAGAGGTTCGTACGAAGAAACAGGTCATTCCTTATCTCTGA
- a CDS encoding host attachment protein: MNKVIIAVDLGHFKAYKVTKQDHESPKIQLIESYDSIEAHGKLSDKLSDTSGRFAMGGGKNGAAKGYGEPHNIELEMEKKAAKLISNDINAIIKKEGSPRWYLAASKMINSQILDHLDAAVKAKLDKNIMFNLTKTDKSDIMKHFE, from the coding sequence ATGAATAAAGTCATCATCGCTGTTGATCTGGGACATTTCAAGGCGTACAAGGTAACCAAACAGGACCATGAAAGCCCCAAAATCCAGCTTATCGAAAGCTATGATTCGATCGAGGCCCATGGCAAGTTGAGCGACAAACTGAGTGATACATCCGGTCGTTTCGCTATGGGAGGCGGGAAGAACGGGGCGGCAAAGGGATACGGAGAGCCCCACAATATAGAACTTGAAATGGAAAAAAAGGCTGCAAAGCTTATTTCGAATGACATAAACGCGATCATCAAAAAAGAGGGATCGCCCAGGTGGTATCTTGCGGCAAGCAAGATGATCAACAGCCAGATCCTTGATCATCTTGATGCTGCGGTAAAGGCAAAGCTCGACAAGAACATTATGTTCAATTTGACGAAGACCGACAAATCAGACATTATGAAACACTTTGAATAA
- a CDS encoding nucleoside deaminase produces the protein MQSDDLTYMRMALEEAVHAFDKGEVPVGALVIRGGEIIGRAHNLRETTRDPSAHAEILALRAATGVSDSWRLLNATLYVTKEPCIMCSGAIINARISRLVYGCKDGKAGGVDSVYHLLTDDRLNHQVEVVSGVLETESAALLQRFFKDRR, from the coding sequence ATGCAGAGTGATGATCTCACGTATATGAGAATGGCCCTTGAAGAGGCGGTTCATGCATTTGATAAGGGAGAGGTGCCTGTCGGCGCGCTCGTCATACGCGGGGGGGAGATCATCGGCCGGGCGCATAATCTGAGAGAAACGACCAGGGACCCTTCTGCGCATGCGGAGATCCTTGCTCTCCGTGCAGCAACCGGCGTATCAGACTCCTGGCGTCTTCTTAACGCTACCCTGTACGTCACAAAAGAACCCTGCATCATGTGTTCGGGCGCGATCATTAATGCACGGATCTCCCGCCTTGTCTATGGCTGTAAAGACGGCAAAGCGGGCGGCGTGGACAGTGTATATCACCTTTTGACCGACGACCGGCTCAATCATCAGGTTGAGGTCGTTTCAGGAGTTCTCGAGACCGAATCCGCCGCATTGCTTCAGCGTTTTTTTAAAGACCGCAGGTAG
- a CDS encoding sigma-54-dependent transcriptional regulator, producing the protein MEQPAKSEIEIIFDAASDGMIAVKSDGLVTLFNKAAERITGLSAQDIIGRPAVDVIPNTRLHIVLAEGMAEIGQEQNLGNTVIITNRVPVRDADGSVRGAVAVFRDITEIKKLSTTISDLWNVRSLLEAVLDSTSDAISVADGSGNNIIVNPAYTRITGLPPEAVIGKHATVDIAEGESMHMQVLKTGKPVKNVHMRVGPAKKEVIVNVAPVYIDGEIRGSVGVIRDISEVIALTEELAHAKKLIRQLKARYTWDDIIGKSPAIELAKEQAKRAAETPATVLLRGESGTGKELFAHAIHNASSRRKGQFVRINCAALSENLLESELFGYEEGAFTGAIKGGKRGLFEEASRGTIFLDEIGEISLALQKKLLRVLQEKEVTRVGSAVPLPIDLRVIAATNANLELNVKDGSFREDLYYRLNVLPIQIPPLREIKADIPVLAEHIIFKLNQSYGREVQTISDDAMEVLLSYNWPGNVRELENVIGRAMINMRLNEKVIESEHLPLLGCEKINQAFFTAEQGSLRTLDQAVSAAERTAIIRALSEAGGSRQKAAVLLDTALRNLYYKIKKYGLG; encoded by the coding sequence ATGGAACAACCCGCCAAAAGCGAAATAGAGATCATCTTTGACGCTGCCTCTGACGGCATGATAGCGGTGAAGAGTGACGGTCTGGTCACCCTGTTCAACAAGGCTGCCGAAAGGATAACCGGCCTCAGCGCACAGGACATTATCGGCAGGCCGGCGGTCGATGTGATACCGAACACCCGCCTTCATATCGTGCTTGCCGAAGGCATGGCGGAGATCGGGCAGGAGCAGAACCTGGGCAATACGGTGATCATTACGAACAGAGTTCCGGTGCGCGATGCCGATGGCAGTGTGCGGGGAGCGGTCGCGGTCTTCCGCGATATTACCGAGATAAAGAAGCTTTCGACCACGATAAGCGATCTCTGGAATGTGCGGAGTCTGCTCGAGGCGGTTCTTGACTCGACATCAGATGCGATCTCCGTTGCTGACGGGAGCGGGAACAATATCATCGTTAATCCTGCATATACCCGTATAACCGGGCTTCCGCCTGAAGCGGTGATCGGCAAGCATGCGACCGTCGATATTGCCGAGGGTGAGAGCATGCATATGCAGGTGCTCAAGACCGGAAAGCCTGTGAAGAATGTTCATATGCGGGTCGGACCGGCAAAAAAAGAAGTCATCGTCAATGTCGCGCCGGTCTATATCGACGGGGAGATCCGGGGCAGTGTTGGCGTTATCCGGGATATTTCAGAGGTCATCGCCCTTACGGAAGAGCTTGCCCATGCAAAAAAACTGATACGGCAGCTGAAGGCGCGGTACACCTGGGACGATATTATCGGTAAGAGCCCGGCCATTGAACTGGCAAAGGAACAGGCAAAAAGGGCGGCAGAGACTCCTGCTACCGTGCTTCTGCGGGGAGAGAGCGGCACAGGCAAGGAACTTTTCGCCCATGCGATCCATAATGCAAGCAGCAGAAGGAAAGGGCAGTTCGTCCGTATCAACTGCGCAGCCCTGTCTGAGAACCTTCTCGAAAGTGAGCTCTTCGGGTATGAAGAGGGCGCATTCACCGGCGCAATAAAGGGCGGGAAGCGGGGCCTGTTCGAAGAGGCGAGCAGAGGAACGATATTCCTCGATGAGATCGGCGAGATAAGTCTTGCGCTCCAGAAAAAGCTGCTCCGGGTTCTGCAGGAAAAAGAGGTGACAAGGGTCGGCAGTGCAGTTCCCCTGCCGATCGATCTTCGCGTCATTGCAGCAACAAATGCCAATCTTGAGCTGAACGTAAAAGATGGCAGCTTCCGGGAAGACCTCTATTATCGCCTGAACGTTCTTCCGATACAGATCCCCCCGCTCAGGGAAATTAAGGCAGATATCCCTGTGCTGGCAGAACATATTATATTCAAGCTGAACCAGAGCTATGGAAGAGAAGTGCAGACGATCTCTGACGATGCGATGGAAGTCCTCCTGAGCTATAACTGGCCGGGAAACGTGCGGGAACTCGAAAATGTGATCGGCAGGGCGATGATCAACATGAGACTGAACGAAAAGGTGATCGAGAGCGAACATCTTCCGCTGCTCGGCTGTGAGAAGATCAATCAGGCCTTCTTTACTGCGGAGCAGGGCAGTCTGAGGACCCTCGATCAGGCGGTCTCTGCAGCAGAAAGAACTGCCATCATACGGGCATTATCAGAGGCCGGGGGCAGCCGTCAGAAGGCTGCTGTACTGCTTGATACAGCCCTCAGAAATCTCTACTACAAAATAAAGAAGTACGGCCTCGGCTGA
- a CDS encoding PAS domain S-box protein — protein MKPVPVIAVLAIIAVLALPVYIVLVISPAVTGLIEKNAQEEALSVASHLASMLLRDNVTPGRGFFPDDFPAEVEKIRKDFKIMRVKVYSAAGEVIYATDPAYLGRINSEDFFRNTVARGKVYVKIARQQAITLEGETSGIDVAETYVPLMKAGVFSGAFEIYYDVSGRISNLKRVMSQAYAVLFAVVAGLLGLIGAALGSAVRNLRERDMARREWENTFNAVTDPIMILDPQFRMRRINRAMGEWLGIAPDKAVGLTCYRHVHCTEEPIPECPHSQLLRDHNVHTEEVYEARTDTHHAVTVFPIFGAKGELSASVHYAKDITQRKKAEKELHDAEAKYRIVADNAYAWEFWMAPDGSYIYTSPSCRRITGYLPEEFASDPALLLNIVHPEDRERVAEHQRLAQKQATAGEIQFRIVSRDGAVRWMSHVCQPICDEQGRHLGVRGSNYDISKRKEAEAALRDREKLLRTIVESEPECVKLLSRDGELIMMNPAGLAMLDAESLDAVKGHSIAALVNAEFREPFRRLTEEVFQGRSGKLQFIATGFKGRQLWLDTHAVPLRNEDDEIIALLGITRDITDRKRDEESLERQLKFMTALSDIGMAISSSLDMRGTLNILLDRLTSQLRVDAADVMLLDQDTLYLSCAAALGFKTPAIRKISPRLGMGHAGRAAMERRTLIITDLGDTLTHSLRDEGFKSYIGVPLISQGKIKGVLEIFQRERFDPTNEWLGYLELISAQAAIAIDNASMYDSLQRSNMELTLSYDATLEGWGRTLEFRDEDTMGHTARVADMTVRFARKMGLDEREIVHVRRGALLHDIGKIGISDAILLKPGRLSDDERVIMQRHPDYAYRLLSPIPFLRPSLDIPYCHHEKWDGTGYPRGLKGVQIPLSARIFSVVDVWDALLSARPYREAWSLSRVREYIQLRADTEFDPAVVDCFLKILDEEESGET, from the coding sequence ATGAAGCCTGTACCGGTCATAGCTGTCCTTGCGATCATTGCCGTATTAGCCCTGCCGGTATATATTGTGCTCGTTATTTCACCTGCGGTCACAGGCCTTATTGAGAAGAACGCCCAGGAGGAGGCACTCAGTGTTGCCTCTCATCTTGCTTCCATGCTTCTCCGGGACAATGTTACGCCTGGCCGCGGTTTTTTCCCGGACGACTTCCCTGCCGAAGTGGAAAAGATACGAAAAGATTTCAAGATCATGAGGGTTAAGGTCTATTCAGCTGCCGGTGAGGTTATCTACGCCACAGACCCCGCGTACCTTGGCCGCATAAACAGCGAGGACTTCTTCAGAAATACGGTGGCCAGGGGAAAGGTCTATGTCAAAATAGCGAGACAGCAGGCGATCACGCTTGAAGGCGAGACATCCGGGATCGATGTGGCAGAGACCTACGTGCCGCTTATGAAAGCAGGTGTTTTCAGCGGGGCCTTTGAGATCTATTATGATGTTTCAGGCAGGATCAGCAATCTCAAAAGGGTCATGTCTCAGGCGTATGCAGTCCTCTTTGCGGTAGTGGCAGGACTCCTCGGGCTTATAGGGGCCGCACTGGGCAGTGCGGTAAGGAACCTGCGGGAACGGGATATGGCAAGGCGGGAGTGGGAGAATACCTTTAACGCAGTGACTGATCCTATCATGATACTCGATCCTCAGTTCCGCATGCGCAGGATAAACAGGGCGATGGGTGAATGGCTTGGCATAGCGCCGGATAAGGCTGTCGGACTGACCTGTTACCGGCATGTCCACTGCACTGAAGAGCCGATCCCCGAATGTCCTCACAGTCAGCTGCTGAGGGATCATAATGTCCATACAGAGGAGGTCTATGAGGCACGTACCGACACTCACCACGCGGTTACGGTATTTCCGATCTTCGGTGCGAAAGGCGAGCTGTCCGCATCGGTGCACTATGCAAAGGATATAACCCAGCGCAAAAAGGCAGAGAAGGAACTGCACGATGCCGAGGCCAAATACCGCATTGTAGCGGACAATGCCTATGCCTGGGAGTTCTGGATGGCTCCTGATGGCAGCTATATCTATACATCGCCGTCGTGCAGAAGGATAACCGGGTACCTGCCGGAAGAATTTGCTTCTGATCCGGCGCTGTTGCTGAACATCGTGCACCCTGAAGACCGGGAGCGTGTGGCAGAGCATCAGAGATTGGCCCAGAAGCAGGCGACTGCCGGCGAGATCCAGTTCCGCATTGTCAGCCGTGACGGGGCTGTTCGCTGGATGTCCCACGTCTGCCAGCCGATATGCGATGAGCAGGGCAGGCACCTCGGTGTGCGCGGAAGCAATTACGATATTTCGAAACGGAAAGAGGCAGAGGCCGCCCTGCGGGACCGCGAGAAACTGCTGAGGACGATTGTTGAGTCAGAACCCGAGTGTGTAAAGCTTCTGTCCCGCGACGGAGAGCTCATCATGATGAATCCGGCCGGACTTGCGATGCTGGACGCGGAATCCCTCGATGCGGTAAAAGGGCATAGTATAGCTGCGCTGGTCAATGCTGAGTTCCGTGAACCCTTCAGGCGGCTGACAGAGGAAGTATTCCAGGGACGAAGCGGAAAGCTGCAATTCATCGCGACCGGATTCAAGGGGCGGCAACTCTGGCTCGATACGCATGCAGTGCCGCTCCGCAACGAAGACGACGAGATCATCGCGCTTTTAGGCATAACGCGGGATATCACGGATCGAAAGCGGGATGAGGAGTCACTTGAGCGGCAACTGAAGTTCATGACCGCACTGAGTGATATCGGGATGGCTATCAGCTCAAGTCTGGACATGAGGGGGACCCTCAACATTCTGCTTGACCGGCTGACCTCGCAATTAAGGGTCGATGCGGCGGATGTCATGCTGCTCGATCAGGACACGCTCTATCTCAGCTGTGCAGCAGCTCTTGGCTTCAAGACACCGGCCATCCGCAAGATAAGCCCCCGCTTAGGCATGGGGCATGCGGGTCGGGCTGCTATGGAGCGGCGGACGCTTATCATCACCGATCTCGGCGACACGCTCACGCATTCACTCAGGGATGAGGGGTTCAAATCTTATATTGGGGTTCCGCTGATATCTCAGGGCAAGATCAAAGGTGTCCTTGAGATATTCCAGAGGGAGCGTTTTGATCCGACGAATGAATGGCTGGGTTATCTGGAACTTATTTCAGCCCAGGCAGCGATAGCCATTGATAATGCTTCCATGTATGACAGTCTGCAGCGCTCGAACATGGAGCTTACCCTCTCGTATGACGCAACGCTGGAGGGATGGGGACGCACCCTTGAGTTCAGGGACGAAGATACCATGGGGCATACTGCACGGGTAGCCGACATGACCGTGCGTTTTGCCCGGAAGATGGGTCTTGATGAGCGGGAGATCGTGCATGTAAGGCGGGGGGCGCTCCTCCACGATATCGGCAAGATAGGCATTTCCGATGCAATATTGCTCAAACCCGGCAGGCTGAGCGATGATGAACGGGTCATTATGCAGCGGCATCCTGATTATGCGTACCGCCTTCTGTCTCCGATCCCGTTTCTCCGACCTTCACTCGACATCCCTTACTGTCACCACGAAAAATGGGACGGTACAGGATACCCAAGGGGCCTAAAGGGCGTGCAGATCCCGCTTTCTGCCCGCATATTCTCGGTTGTGGACGTCTGGGACGCGCTTCTCTCGGCCCGCCCTTACCGCGAGGCCTGGTCCCTTTCGAGGGTGAGGGAATATATTCAGTTGAGGGCTGATACAGAGTTTGACCCTGCTGTGGTCGACTGTTTTCTGAAGATCCTCGATGAGGAAGAGTCTGGCGAAACTTAG
- the prpB gene encoding methylisocitrate lyase — protein sequence MSRPASQGAKFRAAVEEERPLQVVGAVNAYAARLAERTGFKALYLSGGGVAASSLGVPDLGISTMDDVLTDLRRITDISDLPVLVDIDTGWGGAFNIGRTIRSMIKCGAAAVHIEDQVQAKRCGHRPGKAIVSRDEMVDRIKAAVDAKTDPDFVIMARTDALAVEGLQSAIDRACACVEAGADMIFPEAMTELAMYKEFVKAVKVPVLANITEFGSTGLYTVEELRKADVSLVLYPLSAFRAMSRAALSVYDAIRRDGTQKSTLPIMQTREELYDYLDYHSFEQKLDKIFSREEKQ from the coding sequence ATGTCAAGACCGGCATCACAGGGCGCAAAGTTCAGGGCAGCGGTTGAAGAGGAGAGGCCGCTTCAGGTTGTCGGGGCGGTCAACGCCTATGCAGCCCGTCTGGCAGAGCGAACAGGATTTAAGGCTCTTTATCTGTCCGGCGGCGGTGTAGCTGCCAGTTCTCTTGGTGTCCCTGATCTCGGCATCAGTACCATGGATGATGTGCTTACCGACCTCCGCCGTATTACTGATATTTCTGATCTGCCGGTCCTTGTGGATATCGATACCGGATGGGGCGGTGCCTTCAATATCGGCCGAACAATCCGTTCCATGATCAAATGCGGAGCTGCTGCAGTTCACATCGAGGACCAGGTCCAGGCAAAACGCTGCGGACACCGGCCAGGCAAGGCGATTGTGAGCAGGGACGAGATGGTGGATCGCATCAAGGCCGCGGTCGATGCGAAGACCGATCCTGATTTCGTGATCATGGCGAGGACTGACGCCCTTGCGGTCGAGGGTCTTCAGTCAGCGATAGACCGGGCCTGCGCATGTGTGGAAGCGGGAGCAGATATGATCTTTCCCGAGGCAATGACAGAACTCGCGATGTATAAGGAGTTCGTAAAGGCCGTGAAAGTTCCGGTCCTGGCGAATATCACCGAGTTCGGCTCCACCGGGCTCTACACGGTTGAGGAACTGCGTAAGGCTGATGTTTCCCTTGTGCTCTATCCGCTTTCGGCTTTCAGGGCAATGAGCAGGGCAGCGCTTTCCGTGTACGATGCGATCCGCCGGGACGGAACACAGAAGAGCACATTACCGATCATGCAGACACGCGAAGAATTATATGATTATCTCGACTACCATTCGTTTGAGCAGAAGCTTGATAAAATATTTTCCCGGGAGGAGAAGCAATGA